The DNA segment TTCGAGATGGGCCAGCTCGTGCGCTACCACATAGTCGATCAGGTACAGCGGCAGATGGATCAGGCGCCAATTGAGGCGGATGCCGCTGGCGCTGCAACTGCCCCAGCGCGTGCGCGCCGAACTGAGCGACAAGGGAGGAACCGGCCGGGCAATGCCGCGGCCGTAATGTTCGATGCGCTGCGAGAAGATTTCGTGCGCCCGGCGCTGCAGGGCGCGTCGCGCCAGGGCATCGAGATCGGCATCGGCGCGCGCCTCCAATACCAGGGCGTCGTCGTGCCAGCGAATCCGGTTGCCGCCGGCAACGATGCGAATTTCCACCTCATCGCCGAGCAGGGGCAAGCGCTGACCGTCGCGTATGGCGAGTTGTCTATTCGTGCGGCTGGTGTATTCATCGAGCTTGCCGATAACCCAATTGGCATGGTTGCGAATGAAGCTTTCGATTTCGGCAATGCCGATCGCGCGCGGTGCGGCGACGCGCAAGCCGCGCTCGTCGATGTTCAGCGCGAGACGCCGGCGAGGCGCCTGGCGCAAGGTGTATTCGACAACGCGACTGCCGAGCAGGATGTGGCGCTTCTTTTCGGGTGGCGCTGTCGATGGGGTGAAGAACAGCGACAGTTGATCGAACAGCGGCAGCTTCACTATGCCAGCGCGGAAAACAGGTCGGCTGCGGCCGGCTGCAGGGGCAACATCGCGACAGCGCGGCGCAGGGTTAACTCAATGATTGGCAGCGGTTGCTCGATCAGGCGCCAGTTTATCCGCAGCATGCGATCCTCAACCTGAACCCAGCCGCAGCGCAGGGAAAACGAGAGCGACAATGCCGGCGTATTGCTGCCAATTCGCTGCGATTCCTGTGCGATCATGTGCGTGAACAGGTGTTTGGCTTCGCGTCGCAACCAGCTTTCCGCGGCATCCTGTATCTGACGCTCCGTCGCCTCGGGCGGTAGCGGCAGATGCAGCACATCGTCCTCGCGCAGCGCCTGTCGGCGATCGGTATCCAGCTTCAGGCACAGCGAAGCGCCAAGGTAATCGAGCTGCGCGCCTTCGTGCCAGGGCGAGGCAAGGACGCCGCCCGGGTCCGTGTCAAACAGGGTTCGTTGCGGCGATCTTGTCTGGTTACGCAGTTTCATGCGGATAAAGGTGCGGGCTGATGTTGCGC comes from the Georgfuchsia toluolica genome and includes:
- a CDS encoding M48 family metallopeptidase; amino-acid sequence: MKLPLFDQLSLFFTPSTAPPEKKRHILLGSRVVEYTLRQAPRRRLALNIDERGLRVAAPRAIGIAEIESFIRNHANWVIGKLDEYTSRTNRQLAIRDGQRLPLLGDEVEIRIVAGGNRIRWHDDALVLEARADADLDALARRALQRRAHEIFSQRIEHYGRGIARPVPPLSLSSARTRWGSCSASGIRLNWRLIHLPLYLIDYVVAHELAHLEQMNHSPRFWAVVERLYPDHRNARAELKRRTAELPVI
- a CDS encoding YgjP-like metallopeptidase domain-containing protein is translated as MKLRNQTRSPQRTLFDTDPGGVLASPWHEGAQLDYLGASLCLKLDTDRRQALREDDVLHLPLPPEATERQIQDAAESWLRREAKHLFTHMIAQESQRIGSNTPALSLSFSLRCGWVQVEDRMLRINWRLIEQPLPIIELTLRRAVAMLPLQPAAADLFSALA